The Candidatus Bathyarchaeota archaeon nucleotide sequence GCCTTAGCCATTCAATTCATAATTGACGGTATAAACGCTTATAGATGAAGAGAGTAATGCTATTTTCAATCATCACTAGTGTTGCGAAGCTTTAAAAATTTATAAGTTTATTTTTTTCGTATTTAATAGCTGGAGGATTAAAGCGGTTGCTTATAATAAGCAAGCGCAACTTGAAGAAAATAGTCTCTCACGCTGTAAAAGAGTTTCCTAATGAAGCTTGCGGAATAATGGTTGGAAAAAAGATTGAAGATGAAAAATTTATTAAAAAAGTTTATGACGTTAAAAATAAACTTAATTCACCATTTAGATATGAAATGGATCCTGAAGAACAATTAAAAATTTTTCAAGAAGCAGAAAAAGAATCTTTAGATGTTTTAGGTTTTTATCACAGTCATCCATATTCAGATGCGGTACCCTCAGAGATAGATAGATCACTAGCTTTTTATGAAGGTTTCTCTTACGTAATTTACTCAATTCCATCAAAAACGCTTGCATCATTCATATGGGATGGAAAAAAATTTTCTCTTGAAAAAATAAAAGTTATTTAAAAGTTAATCGAGAAGGATTCAACTTCGCTTGTTTATAAACCCAAATTACGCTCTCTATTATTTTATTAATATTTTTTCCATTATCAACTTTTATTAAATGAGCTTTACATCTACAATCTGAAGACCCAAAG carries:
- a CDS encoding M67 family metallopeptidase yields the protein MKKIVSHAVKEFPNEACGIMVGKKIEDEKFIKKVYDVKNKLNSPFRYEMDPEEQLKIFQEAEKESLDVLGFYHSHPYSDAVPSEIDRSLAFYEGFSYVIYSIPSKTLASFIWDGKKFSLEKIKVI